A genome region from Pieris brassicae chromosome W, ilPieBrab1.1, whole genome shotgun sequence includes the following:
- the LOC123718348 gene encoding uncharacterized protein LOC123718348 — protein MVSTRMDEFQQRLIAAQNRSPLLEQTPLAREFETFKSSVLFCLENLQSQMAILFRVQDEQEMRSRRKCLLLHGVNQAKDESPASIANMISILLKCPNVTEQCLTRCHRVGLRFNEKPRPILLKFREHADKLRIWAAKTSLKGTGITLSEFLTKTRHSLFMEARKRFGISKCGTQDGRVQVIGADGKLRRISSLKELDSVPGSIPSSSVSVFHGSGVIINFVVNWFDVINFKC, from the coding sequence ATGGTGTCTACCAGAATGGATGAGTTCCAGCAGCGCCTTATTGCAGCTCAGAATAGGTCCCCATTGCTGGAACAAACTCCACTTGCTAGGGAgtttgaaacatttaaaagttctGTTCTATTCTGCCTAGAGAATCTCCAGTCTCAGATGGCGATTCTGTTTAGAGTGCAGGATGAGCAAGAGATGCGTAGTAGGCGAAAGTGTCTGTTGCTGCATGGAGTAAATCAAGCGAAGGATGAAAGCCCGGCCTCCATTGCAAATATGATATCCATCCTTTTAAAGTGTCCAAATGTCACGGAGCAGTGCCTTACCCGTTGCCATCGAGTAGGATTAAGATTCAATGAAAAGCCTAGgcctatattattaaagtttcgtGAACATGCCGATAAGTTAAGGATCTGGGCTGCCAAGACTAGCCTTAAAGGCACTGGTATAACCTTGTCTGAGTTCCTAACAAAAACAAGGCACTCACTATTTATGGAGGCGAGAAAGCGGTTTGGTATCTCAAAATGTGGGACCCAGGATGGACGTGTACAAGTGATTGGGGCTGATGGGAAACTTCGCCGCATCTCTTCGTTGAAGGAGCTTGATTCAGTCCCGGGCAGCATCCCGTCATCGTCAGTGTCGGTGTTCCATGGTTCCGGGGTTATAATCAACTTTGTTGTCAACTGGTTTGatgtcattaattttaagtgttaa
- the LOC123718347 gene encoding uncharacterized protein LOC123718347, whose amino-acid sequence MNEAPVTLTESNSSKNIPDEGESISVFAKDLDTRTSSSKENKDKGSRYQAIKLLKKKKQYLSSTDEIIGFESLKGTNLANHAVVFMIKGVRRNFNQPVAYFFTQSLKKIDLKTIIKDVISHVETTGLKVLATVCDQGATNVSAINSLIQDTRAEYCKKGVEWRRNVYQVGHQKIYHIYDVPHLFKGLRNNLLNKDLIYKDPKDHSEKTVKWDYFRILYEADRSFGELSCSQSLCCKKRSSRGVSAAGTTCHVIGQII is encoded by the exons ATGAATGAAGCCCCAGTGACCTTAACAGAGTCAAATTcatcaaaaaatattcctGATGagg gtgaGAGCATTTCTGTTTTTGCTAAGGATTTGGACACTCGGACTTCTTCATCGAAAGAAAATAAGGATAAAG ggtctcgttaccaggccataaaattattaaaaaaaaaaaaacaatatttgtcgTCAACTGATGAGATCATAGGCTTTGAAAGTCTCAAGGGCACAAATTTAGCAAATCATGCTGTAGTATTTATGATCAAAGGAGTGAGAAGAAATTTTAATCAGCCAGTAGCATACTTCTTTACACaaagtttaaagaaaatagatctcaaaacaataattaaagatgTAATAAGTCATGTTGAAACTACTGGTTTAAAAGTATTGGCCACTGTGTGCGACCAGGGGGCGACAAATGTTAGTGCCATTAACAGCCTGATACAAGATACACGTGCTGAATATTGTAAGAAAGGTGTGGAATGGCGGCGAAACGTTTATCAAGTGGGACACCAGAAAATTTACCACATTTATGATGTGCCCCACCTTTTTAAAGGATTGCGCAATAACCTTTTAAACAAGGaccttatatataaagatcCAAAAGACCACTCTGAGAAAACAGTGAAATGGGACTATTTTCGAATACTTTATGAGGCTGATAGATCATTTGGAGAACTCAG TTGCAGCCAATCACTTTGTTGCAAGAAAAGAAGTTCCAGAGGAGTGTCAGCAGCTGGTACCACTTGTCATGTTATTGGACAAATTATTTGA